The DNA sequence TCCATTTGCCATTTGCTAATATTTCTGGTAAAATTGAACCCTATATCCCAAACTCCCCCATCACTTGAACCTCGAATACATCCAGACACTGGCACCCGATGCGGCCCATCTCCAAAGGAGCCAGAAGTTTTCCCGACCAGCCACTTGGGAAACCATTGGAGGAAATGAACAGGCCATTTGGGGAACCTGTTCAGGAAGCGGAAGAACACCTTACCAAACCAAGGTCGACCTCCATGGTATCGCCTATTCCTGCACTTGCCCAAGCAGGAAGTTTCCCTGCAAACACGCTTTGGGACTCTTGCTCCTCAAAGCCAAAGACCCCGGCAAAATCCCGTTCAAGACGCAGCCAGAATGGGTCACCACTTGGCTTGAAAAACGCGCACTCAAAGCCGCCCAAAAAGACAAACCCGCCACCCCCATAGACGAAGAGGCCCAAGCCAAACGAAAGGCCCAACGAATGGACAATATGGCCGCGGGCATTCGCGAGCTGAGATTGTGGCTCCAAGATGCCGTCAGGATGGGGACCGCCGACCTCTCCCAACAACCCAACACCTACTGGGAAGCACTCCGCGCAAGGATGGTTGATGCGCAAGTCTCCGGACTGGCAGGGCGCATAGATCGCCTTGCCTCCGCATTCCAGTCTGGGGATTGGCACGAATACGCCGCACAAAACATCGCTGAATTATTCCTGATTACGGAAGCATTTGAACGCAGAGAGTCGCTCTCCGACGCGCTCCAAACCGAATTGATGACCTTGCTGGGAAGCCATGCCAAGAAAGAGGAAATCCTCCAACAAGCGGGCAATCAAGACCAATGGCTAATCGTGGGACAGCGATTCGAATTGGGAGAACGATTCACCACTCGTAGAACTTGGCTGCAAGGAATGTCCAGCGGCAAATCCGCGCTCATTCTCGACTTCTCGGCAGGCGGCAGAAATTACGATTATCAGCTCGTGCCGGGAACCATCGTCGAAGCTGTTTTGGCATGGTATCCGAGCCCTGCACCTGTACGTGCGCTCATCAAGCAGCAGATCAAGATGTGTCCGAATCAGCCATTTGCGCCCGTTCACAAGAACTTTGCCTCCTTCCAGAGAGCGTATGCGCAGGCACTCTCTATTCATCCATTTTTTGGATTGGCCCCTTGCTCTGTGAGCCAGATGAAACTACAGGCCATCGAGGATCGCTGGCACCTCATCGACCAAGAAGGACGCGCAGTACCCATCACCCGCAATTGGCCGCTCCTCTGGAACCTATTGGCCATCTCCGGTGGACATACCATCGATGTGTTCGGAGAGTGGGACGGACAGTCTCTCTGGCCACTTTCCGCTTCCCTAGATGGGCAGTGGTATGCATTGACGCCGCCATTGACTTATGACCATGAAGCAGACTGATCTACATACCTCCCTGACCCTTGGACTCAACCGGAGACCTTTTCGGACCGAAGAGTCCGTCCAGACCCAAGAGGATTTGGCCTTTCTCCGCGCACTGACTCGACATGAGAAGGAAAGGCAAGGCGCCTCCATCAGTCAGATTGTCTCGATCACAGACTCGATTACGGCACCGGTGGAAACGGCTGCATGGACGCCTATGATGGCGACGAGCATCCTCAAACGCATGATCTCCCAAGATCAATCCTCCTCCGTGGAAGAAGCCTGTACATTGGCCGCGGATCTGGATTATCATATCGCGCCAGACGCACTCCCCTCCTTGCTCGAATATGCAGAATCGAATACGCCTCCTCCCTTTTTCCTGCAAGTACTGGGAGAAAGAGGTCGCTGGCTGGCCGGACAACATCCCACCTGGAAACGCATGCTCCCTCCCTCGGAAGATTCATGGGAATACGGCAACCCCGAGACTAGGCTCCGATTCCTGACCTTCCTACGGCAAGAAGATCCCTCCCATGCCCGGGAATTGCTGGAGGCAACCGCCAGTCAGGAATCCCCGCAGACCTTGGCCAAATTCATTGGAACATTTCGCATAGGCTTGACCCAAGCAGACAACGATTTTGTGGAAACCATGCGCGCCCATCGTCGGAAGGAAATTCGGACGGCCGCTACGGAAGTTCAGGCATTTATCGAAGGCGGCGGCAGAGATCTCCGGTTGAGAAATGCGCTCGGTCCTTACCTCAAAATACACAAGGGCATGCTGGGCAAGGCCCGTTGGGAAGTGACCCTTCCGACTCAGTTTCAGGATGCATGGAAGGCAGAAGGCATTCAGGCGAAAAGTAAGAACGTATATCAGGACCTTGGGCAAAAATCCATCTGGATGGCCCAACTCGTCGCGGGGGTTTCCCCCAAGCATTGGGAATCCATATCCAACAAAAGCGCCGAGCAATTGGTGTCCATGACTCTGCAAAGCGAATGGGGCTTCATGCTCATACATGGCTTTATCGCTGCGACAGTCAGATTTCGAGACCCGGACTGGGCGGCAGCCCTGCTCAATCTATATTCCGTCAGAAAGCCCTACCAGTTTCCCGCATTCAAAGAAAAGCGGATGGGCACATGGGATCGAGAAGTGATCTCTCACTTGTTTCAGGAAGATCAGCTAGCCACTTTGCTGGACACCGTTTCGAGAACCCAAAGAATCCAGATGTTGGGGACATTAAATGAAGGCTCCTTTTGGCAAGCCTATCATTGGCTCCCGCATCTTCCGGAACCATTGACCGAAGGTGCCGCTTTGACTGTGTGCAAGATGCTGAAATTCCAGCTGGACCAATTCCATCATTCCCTGCCCCATTCGGTTCGAAGATTCACCTATGATTTACCCAAATACACCCATTGGATTCCCCCAAAACTCTATCCGCAAGTCGCTCAGATTTGGGCATGGAATCCGCTGGAAGTACAATGGTACCATCCCTACTTGGAGAGAGCCCTCCATCAGCTCGATCTGAGATATCGCTTTTACCAATCCATGAACCAAGCATAAACCTCTAGAGATGAGTCAAGCAATCAGACAACATGCAGAGCAGGCATTCGAAGCCGAAATCGAAGCCCTCAAGCAAGTCGACACCTATCCCAAGCCTCCCAATTGGCAGCTCAGCCCTTGGGCGGTTCTCCAATATCTCATGGGGGGCACACTGGAAAATGGATTCGAGCTTGAGCCCAAGTACATCGGCAATTCCCGGGTGATCGAAATAGCCATCGCCACGTTGGCCACAGACCGTGCCCTCTTGTTGCTCGGTGTCCCCGGCACCGCCAAAACGTGGGTGGCAGAGCACCTCACCGCAGCCATCAGCGGGGACAGCACCTTGCTGGTACAGGGAACCGCAGGAACTCCAGAAGAAGCGATCAGATATAGCTGGAATTATGCCCAGCTGCTTTCCAAGGGCCCCAATCGTGAAGCATTGGTTCCAAGCCCCATCATGCGCGCTATGGAATTGGGCAAAATCGGCCGTGTGGAAGAATTGACCCGACTGCCTGCCGATGTACAGGATACCCTGATCACGCTCCTTTCAGAAAAGATGTTGCCTATTCCAGAGCTGGAAGACGAGGTGATGGCCCAGCAGGGATTCAACTTGATCGCCACCGCCAATGACCGAGACAAAGGCGTGAACGACCTTTCAAGCGCCTTGAGGAGACGATTCAATACGGTCATCTTGCCGCTACCTGCTACTTTGGAGGAAGAAGTGGACATCGTTTCGACCCGCGTTTCCAGCATTGGCAAAATGCTTCAACTGCCTACAGAAGCGCCTGCTGTAGACGAAATCAAACGATTGGTGACCATCTTCCGAGAATTGCGTGGGGGAAAATCACTCGATGGCAGCACACGCCTGAAATCCCCTTCCTCCACATTGAGTACCGCAGAAGCCATTTCAGTGGCCATTCAGGGCATTTCGCTCGCGTCGCACTTTGGAGATGGCACCTTGAAAGCCAAAGATCTCGCTGGGGGATTGGTAGGCGCCATCGTGAAAGAACCAGATGCTGACCAGATGGTGCTCAAGGAATATCTGGAAACAGTCGTCAAGGAACGAGGCGATTGGAAGGACCTTTATCGTGCAGTCAAGGAAATCCTCTAATGGGAACTCACATTTTCGGCATTCGGCATCATGGGCCCGGGTCGGCACGCATGCTAGCCCGAGCCCTAGAGGAATTGCAGCCTGATTGCATCCTGATCGAAGGGCCTCCGGAGGGCGACAAATTGATCCACCATATTACCCATCCGGATATGGTGCCTCCCGTCGCATTGTTGCTCTATCACCCCAAGGCCATTGATCGAGCGGTCTATTACCCATTTGCGGAATTCTCGCCAGAATGGCAGGCCATCCGCCACGGGTTGCGCCATCAAGTCCATACCCAATTCATGGATTTGTCCCCGGGGTATTATTGGCCCAAGGACAATGAACCAGCCGGGGAGATTCCCCTTGCTCCCCCCAAGCAAGACCTTTTGGGGAGAATTGCCGAAGTAGCTGGATATCCCAAAGGGGAAAGTTGGTGGGAAGAGACCGTAGAGCGCAGATACGATCAAGCAGATCATTTCGAAGCGCTCAATGAACTGATCGGAACGGTCCGGGCACAACTGGAAGAAACGCATCCCACGGATCTTCACACCCTCCGTAGAGAGGCAATGATGCGAAAGCACATACGGGCAGCCATGAAGAAGTTTGACCGGATTGCCGTCGTCTGCGGAGCATTTCACGGACCAGCACTGGCCACACTTCCAGCCGCCAAAGCAGATAACGCGCTGCTCAAAGGCATGAAAAAGGCCAAATATGTAGCGACATGGATCCCTTGGACCTACGAGCGCCTGTCCTATTTTTCTGGATACGGTGCAGGAGTGACCTCTCCCGCCCTGTATGAATTGCTGTTCGAGCATGACCGCGAGGGCTTGGTCCAGACATGGATGACCCGAGTGGCCCGCCTGTTCAGGTCCGAAGATATGGACGGTTCGCCTGCGCATGTCATCGAGGCAGTGAGACTGGCCGAGGCCTTGGCATTGCTCCGTGGCCATACCGTACCGGGACTCGACGAATTGTTCGAGGCTGTCCAGACGGTATTTTGCTTTGGAGATGACGCCCCGTTGGAACTGGTACAGCAACAGCTGATCATAGGAGATAACATGGGGACCGTTCCCGATGACGCTCCCACCCTACCCTTGCAAGCACATATCAGGGCCTTGCAGAAACGACTTCGATTGGCTGTCAGCAATAGCGCCTCTACCGTGGAGTTGGATTTGAGAAAGCCCTTCCATTTGGAGAAGAGCCATTTTCTCCATCGCCTTCAACTCCTCGGAATCAAATGGGCCAATCCTGCCGAAAGTCGAGCTTCACTGGGAACTTTCCGGGAGACCTGGCAATTGAAATGGCGGCCCGAGCATGAAATACAGGTTGTGGAAGCGGCCACTTGGGGAAACACCCTTCCTCAGGCTAGCGCGACCAAGGTTCGGCAAATCCTCAAAAATGGCCCCACTCTGCCTCAATTGGCGGAATTACTGGAGCAGCTTTTCCGCGCCGAGCTACCGGACGAAGTTTACCGCGTTTCCAGAGCACTCTCGGAGGAAGTCGCCCTAGATGCGGATGTTCGACATCTGATGGGAACCCTCCCTGCTTTGGTGAGGATGATGCGCTACGGCGATGTCCGGAAAACCCAGTCCGAGCAAGTCGAGGAAGTGCTCAAGGCCATCTTGCCAAGGATTTGCATCGGATTGCCCAATGCATGCAGGAATTTGGATGAAGATCATCAGACTGAGTTATTCGAGCAATTCATTGCCCTCAATCAGGCGATGCAGATTGCCTTGGGGCTTCCCGCATTCAGCGCTTTCCAGCCCAATTGGAAAGGCCTCCTTCTCCAATTGGGAAACATGGAATTATCCGCTCCCAAACTGAGTGGATTGGCCAATAGATTGGCTTTTGAACAGGAACTCCAGCCGCTAGGAGAGACAGCCACAGCCATGCAAAGAGCCTTATCCATTGGCACCGAGCCAGCTATTGCCGCTGCCTGGGTATCGGGATTTCTGCATGGCAGTGCATTGTTGCTGATTCACAATCCGACCCTTTGGGACCTATTGGATGAATGGATTGGGGAGTTGCCCGACGCGAGATTTGAAGAATGCCTCCCCTTGTTGCGTAGGACATTTTCGCAGTTTGCACCGGGAGAACGCAGACAAATGGGGGGATTGGCACGGATGGGGACTTCTGAAGCTAAGCCCAATGGGCACCAGCCTACGGAATCTCTTGATCCCGATCGACTTAAGATTTTAGCGCCCATGTTAGATCTGTTGTTATCGCCCATTTCGCAGGAAGGAGAAGAAGCCTAAAGCTCAGATCTCGCAATCAGAACCATCAGAGAGACCGAAAAACACCCCGATGGATTCCTTTCGAATCCCTATATTGAAGGAGAATAAGGCTTTCTCCATTCGCGAGAAAGGCCTGAACAGCTTCATTGCCTAAACAGTAAAGATCATTCGCATGAATTGGATATCTCGAATATTGAGCATTGCCCTCTTGGGGATCATGAGTGCCAGCTGCCTGACCATCAAGGAATCCTATGTTTTCAAGAAAAATGGTTCCGGCACGATGCACTATCAAATCGACATGAGCGAAATGGCCATGCTCTTGAAATCTGCCATCGAAGAAGACGAAGAGGCCTCTGCTGGCGTCTCAGAGATGGATCTTTCCGATATCGCCGCCAAGCTTTCCGATGTGTCCGGGATTTCCAATGTCAAGCACGAACAAAACATGGAGGAATTCATCTTTGATGTATCCTTCAAATTCAAGGATATCCAGAGCTTGAATGAAGCACTTTCAGTCGTCTTCAAGCAAAGTGAGGAATCTGGACAGACTCCTCCTTCCTTCTCTTGGGACGGCAACAAAGTCACCCGTACGCACTCCCTGAGCGGCGAATTGACAGATGGATTTCTAGATGGAGAAGACGAGGAATCCGAGCAAGCTCGCATGTTTTTGGGACAAATGACCTACGAAATCGACTATACCTTCGCCAAGCCCATCAAGGTTGTCTATGGCCCTGAATCTGCTCAAGTAGGCGGAAAGAAGGATCGTGAGCTCAAGGTTTCCTCCAGCTTTCTGGAATTGGCGGAAACTCAGGATCGATTGGGCACAACCATCGTCCTGAAGTAATCCGGCCTCAACTCGCTCTACCTGATTGGCTTCTGCCGACCTTGCTTTTCCCGACATTTCCAGCACATGCAACGACTGCTTCGGAACTACCTTCGCCCCGAATTCGCTTCGTGGTTTTTCATCTTGGCCATTACCGCAGGACTATCCACCTCCAAAGCGATCATGAGTATCGCCACCGTGGCTTTTGGCTTTATGGGCCTTTGGTACCTTTGGGCTTACCGAGCCGACAAAACCTACATTCGGAGTTGGGATAGCAGGTGGGTATTGCTATTGTTCCTACTGGCGGTCGTTGCCATTTTCTGGACGGAAGATTCTGGAAGATGGCTGAGAGATGTCAAGCAAAAGATTCCGTTTCTGTGTATGGGCGTTGGGTTCATGTTGATTGGACCTTTCACCAAACGACAGTATGCAGGGATTTTCGTCGTGTTTTGCCTGACCCAATTCTTGCTGGGAATCCTCTCCTTGGGGATTGCACTGTCTGACTATGAGGCAGCATTGGAACTCGTCCGCACCAATTCCCACATCCCCATCCTCGGCTCCATCCACCACATCTATTTTGGGCTATTTCTCGGTATGAGTGTGTTTGTCGGGAGCCATCTCGTATTCGGCAATCCCTACGGCTGGAAGAAATGGCAAGTCACCACCATGGCGGTGATTACCATCACCAATCTAATCATACTCCATATTTTGGGAGCAAGAACAGCCCTTTTGGCCTTTTACAGCGGAGTGGTCTGGTTGGCGGCAGGACTGATTATTCAGCAGCGTAGATGGTGGTTAGGGTTTTCGGTTTTGGCGATGATCATCTTGTTGCCCTTGGCGAGCTACCAACTTGTTCCAGCGTTTCAATTACGCGTAGATGCAGCCGTATGGGATCTCGAGCAAATGGCTCATTCCGACAAGGATCTGACCAATCATTCTGCCTCCCTTCGAGTGCTTGCGTGGAGTGCTGCATGGGATTCCTACCTGACCGCTCCTTGGCTGGGAGTCGGCCCCGGGGATCTCAAATCCGAGATGCACGCCCAATATGAGGCACATCCCTCCGTTTATCGTGCTGACGACCTTCCCGAAGGTCCACACAACCAATATCTGGAACACCTTGCATCGCTAGGTCCGATCGGGCTCATCCTTCTGCTGGCTGTACTATTTGCGCCATTGTGGAGTCGACATGCATCCCCTAGCTTGCTGATGCTCTCTTTTGTAGGGCTTATTTCGGTAGGAATGCTCTTTGAATCCGTCCTTGAGCGGCAGGCAGGCATTTGTTTTTTCACTATATTTAGCCTGATTTTGCCGAGACATGGAATGGTCATTCGGAAAGATCATTGATGCAAACCGAAACTCCAAGCCACTGAATCACCCTAATCCTGACTCGACATCATGCTGACCTCAACCCGTACGCTTTTCCCTGTGCTCGGAATATGGTTGTGCGTGTGCCTGTTTAGCACACCCCTCGCCGCGCAAATCGGCCCACTCACCCAAGTCATCACCGACGAATCGGGCAATGATTGGGAGCTTCAATACCACAAAATTCAAAGTGGAGACAATCTCTACAAACTCTCCCGACAATACGATCTCACCCTAGAGGATCTCATGGACCTCAATGGCCTGAATAATCAATCCACCATCTATCCCGGCCAGCGAATTGTCGTAGGCAAGAAACCCGCCAATGAAGTGCTTCCCATGAGAGGGCAAGGCACCACTCCCGAAATCTCGAGAATCCCGAAACCTGCCAATGACCCCATCCTGCCACCCGCCGAAGATGAAGCTACGACTCTAGAAGTGAGCAAGGCGCGGATGCACAAAGAGTATTATGAAGTGGTGGCTGGAGACAATCTCTACGCCATCGCCCAGAAATTTGGCGTGACTGCCGAACAGCTTAGAGAATGGAATGGGGGCATCAGAACCGTAAAGCCCGGGCAAAATCTCGTCGTCGCCAAGACCCAAATCAATGTCGAGCAGGATGTAGTCCACGAGTTTCGCAAGTCCAGAAATGAGCATATCGCACCCATGACCGAGCGATCCGCCAACAATCCCGGCATTCCCGAAATCGAATCCACTACCGTAAATGCTGTCCCTCCGGCATACAAGCACTTGGGCAAGCACGCGCTTTCCTGCTCTTATGGCCGATATGACATTGGAGACGACAATTACGGCCGATTCTACGCCGTCCACAAAACCCTCAAGATCGGCACCAAGATCAATATTCCCATTCCGGGCAATGGAGGATTCTTCCAAGTGGAAATCATCGGGTCGCTTCCGCCCAACAGTGAAATCGAGATGGGGCTTTCTCCTGCTTCCATCCAGATCCTCACGGCTTCTGGACTCCCGACGTCATTGATGATCATTTACTAAGCATTGTTCCCTCTGAGTATTCTTCTGAATGGTATTTATCGAAACACCCCTTGGCAAAGCGTGGGAGGCCTACGATGATTCCGCCTCGCACAGATTTTTTACCTACAGCCAAGTGGTGATCATGCTGGTTTTGTTCGAATTGTTCCTTTGGATGGCGCAAACCGAGCATTTGTATGAGTACACAGGAGAAAAAGTCTGGATGTTGGTCAGCCTCATTTTCCCAGCCAGAACCACTTGGTTCTCGCTGGGAATTATCGGTTTTGGGCTGTACTACTGCATCACGGACTGGATGGGGATCAAGAATTTTGCGGAGAAGAAAGCCGACCGCGAAAAGGCTGCCAAGGACAAGAAATTCAAGCCCGCTCCCAAGGGGGCTTATCGTCCCAATTGGTATTATCTGCTCTTCCAGCTTTTCGAGGGCCTGATCTACGGCTCCTTGATGTTTGCCCTGTTGAAATGGGGCGTCTGGATTTTTATGCTGATTGCCACTCCCGACCCGGATATCCCGATCCCATTGGATGCGAGCATAAGCATGCAGGATATTCATTCGAATCCGATTCAGGACTTGGCGCTAGCATTCGGAGGAGGATTCTATGAAGAGTTGATTTTCAGAGGATTCCTTTTCTGGTGGCTGGTCTACGCAGGGAAGAAGATCAAATTCCTCAAGGATTTTGACATTGATGTCGAACCCGTCAGATTCCTCAAAACGTATCAGATCGCAGGCTCGTGGAAGGACGGCAAAGTTTTGACCGTCATTCTCACAGGATGCCTCATTTATAGCCTATCACATTACCTCTTTCCGTGGGGAGACACCTTGAGTTGGTACTCCTTCTTGCATCGATTCTTTTTCGGCCTCATCATGTACGCTATATTTGTGAATCGGAAATTTCCGGTCGCGGCTTGGACACATGCGGTTTACATGACTTGGTATTTCATCTTTTATTGAATTGTGTGGAACCCTCACCCCCGTTCGGCCCTCCCCCGGTGATTCTGTAACACGCGTAAACAGGAGCATTCCTCCTTTTTGACATTCACCTGATTCAGGACACACCACATGATTTACGAAAACATCATCGAAACCATCGGCGGAACGCCCATTGTGAAGCTCAACAGCGTGGCCTCACACATCAAGGCGACCGTTGCCGTCAAAGTGGAATACTTCAACCCCGGACACTCTATCAAGGATCGGATCGCCCTCCAGATGATCGAGGATGCGGAACGAGATGGACGAATCAAACCCGGTGGTACAATCATCGAATCCACCTCCGGCAACACGGGCATGGGACTTGCTCTCGCTGCAGCCGTCAAAGGATACCGCTGTATCTTCACGATGGCCGACAAGCAGTCTCAAGAGAAAATCGACATCCTACGTGCGGTAGGTGCCGAAGTTATCGTCTGCCCAACCAACGTAGAAGCCGAGGATCCTCGCTCCTATTACTCCATCGCAGGTCGGCTCTCCAAGGAGATCCCCAACTCGATCTGGATGAACCAGTATGACAATCCCAGCAACCGTGCAGCGCATATCGCCACCACGGGGCCTGAGATTTGGAGACAGACCGAAGGCAAAGTGACCCACTTTGTCGCGGGCATGGGTACTTGCGGAACCATCACGGGAATTTCTTCCTACCTCAAAGAGCAAAATCCCAATATCCAAACTGTCGGAATCGACACCTACGGCTCTGTATTCAAAAAACTGAAAGAGACGGGTAAAGTAGATACTAATGAGATCTACCCATACCTGACAGAAGGAATCGGCGAGGATATCGTCCCAGAAAACTGTGATATGTCCTTGATCGACGAAATCATCAAGGTATCTGACAAGGATGGCGCCCTGATGGCGCGGAAGCTTTCCAAAATGGAAGGACTGTTTGTGGGCTGGTCTTGTGGATCTGCCGTTTTCGGTGCTTTGGAGTATGCTGCCAAAAACCTCGGTCGCGACGACCTCATGGTGATTATTCTTCCTGACCATGGCTCTCGCTACCTCGGCAAGGTCTACAATGACCAATGGATGCAGACCCATGACTTCCTCGATGAAGGAACCATGATGACCGCCGAAGAGATCCTCAAATTCAAGACGGATCGCCGCAAAGTCATCACCCTCAACACGTCCCAAACGCTTGCTGAGGCCATCGCGGTCATGCGCGAGCAGGATGTGTCCCAAATCCCTGTATCAGATGGTGTGAGCATCGTAGGAAGTGTCAATGAGACGCGGGTCCTCAACACGATCCTCGATGACCCAAGCCTCAAGGAAGGCCCTGTCACTCAGGCCATGAGCGATCCATTCCCGTTCGTCTTGCGATCCACCAGATTGGATATTATCAGCAAGTTGATCAATAAAGATAATCCGGCCGTACTCGTCCAAGGTGACAATGGCAGCTTGGAGATTATCACCAAATTCGACTTGATTGGCGTTTTGGCTCGATAAGATTCCAGCAAAAAACAAAATTGGGGACTCGCCACCATCAGTTGGCGAGTCCCCTTTGCTTGTAGACACACGGGCTACCTACGCTTCAGACCCGCTAAATCTTGTCCCTTTTCAACTGGATACTCCCTGTCCGAAGCCCAAACCCATTGGTTTGATTAACAAATTCCTATTAATTCTGGTAGCAAAATATTAACATTGTCTAGATCAATTCCGATCTTGCGCACTTATCATTTCTCCAATTTGTTGCATTTGGTTTTTCCCTCAAAGATCGACGCAAACCATACGAGCAGTTGATCTTCATTCTCGTCAATTCCCCCACCATGTCTACCCCTATCATTCAAACCGAACGGCTAAACCTGAGAACTTGGCTCCCCAAGGATTTCGCGCCCATGGCAGAGCTGAACTTGGATGAACGTGTGATGGCTTACTTTCCTTCTACCCAATCCCCTGAGGACACTCAGAATTTCATGGATCGAATGAATAAGCTGTATGATGAACGGGGATATTGTTTCTTTGCGATCGAATTGCGCGAGACGAGTGCATTTATCGGGATGACTGGCCTTTCCTTTGTAGACTGGAAGGCTGATTTCACCCCTTGCGTCGAGATCGGATGGAGACTCAGGCGATCCGCATGGAACCAGGGATATGCTACGGAAGCCGCTACCGCCTGCCTAGAATTTGGGTTTCAGCAGCTTGAACTCGATGAAATCCTATCCTTCGCCAGTCACGCCAACCTTCCCTCAATCGCCGTCATGGAGCGCATCGGCATGACCAAGCGAAGTGAATTCCAACACCCTAAGCTCTTGGAACATCCGAGCCTGAATCCCTGCGTCCTGTATGGAATCACCATAGATGAGCCAATTAAGGCCAAGTATGCAGGCTAAAACCTCTTGCCGATATTTCGCAATTTTTGCAGCGTAAAATTACTTGCCTATGTATGGATTTCGGGCAAATTTCCAGTCTTGCTGAAAATACTACCTCATGCAACTAGCTTTACGCGTTTTAGCCATCATTTGCCTCCTCGTGGGCTTTCATTCCCTGAGGGCGCAGACCCACCTTTCTGGACAACTGATCAATGTC is a window from the Pontibacter sp. G13 genome containing:
- a CDS encoding type II CAAX prenyl endopeptidase Rce1 family protein, producing MVFIETPLGKAWEAYDDSASHRFFTYSQVVIMLVLFELFLWMAQTEHLYEYTGEKVWMLVSLIFPARTTWFSLGIIGFGLYYCITDWMGIKNFAEKKADREKAAKDKKFKPAPKGAYRPNWYYLLFQLFEGLIYGSLMFALLKWGVWIFMLIATPDPDIPIPLDASISMQDIHSNPIQDLALAFGGGFYEELIFRGFLFWWLVYAGKKIKFLKDFDIDVEPVRFLKTYQIAGSWKDGKVLTVILTGCLIYSLSHYLFPWGDTLSWYSFLHRFFFGLIMYAIFVNRKFPVAAWTHAVYMTWYFIFY
- a CDS encoding pyridoxal-phosphate dependent enzyme; protein product: MIYENIIETIGGTPIVKLNSVASHIKATVAVKVEYFNPGHSIKDRIALQMIEDAERDGRIKPGGTIIESTSGNTGMGLALAAAVKGYRCIFTMADKQSQEKIDILRAVGAEVIVCPTNVEAEDPRSYYSIAGRLSKEIPNSIWMNQYDNPSNRAAHIATTGPEIWRQTEGKVTHFVAGMGTCGTITGISSYLKEQNPNIQTVGIDTYGSVFKKLKETGKVDTNEIYPYLTEGIGEDIVPENCDMSLIDEIIKVSDKDGALMARKLSKMEGLFVGWSCGSAVFGALEYAAKNLGRDDLMVIILPDHGSRYLGKVYNDQWMQTHDFLDEGTMMTAEEILKFKTDRRKVITLNTSQTLAEAIAVMREQDVSQIPVSDGVSIVGSVNETRVLNTILDDPSLKEGPVTQAMSDPFPFVLRSTRLDIISKLINKDNPAVLVQGDNGSLEIITKFDLIGVLAR
- a CDS encoding GNAT family N-acetyltransferase; the protein is MSTPIIQTERLNLRTWLPKDFAPMAELNLDERVMAYFPSTQSPEDTQNFMDRMNKLYDERGYCFFAIELRETSAFIGMTGLSFVDWKADFTPCVEIGWRLRRSAWNQGYATEAATACLEFGFQQLELDEILSFASHANLPSIAVMERIGMTKRSEFQHPKLLEHPSLNPCVLYGITIDEPIKAKYAG